The sequence below is a genomic window from Pyramidobacter sp. YE332.
GCCAGCCATTCCCGCCGGTCGTCGAGGCTCATATCGTCCCAGCCCGGGGCAGTTTGCGGTCCAGATACTCTTTGATCTGTCCGGCGCGCGGGTCGTCCTGCAGGAACGCCTCCTGGATCTCCAGCGCCTGCTTCGCCAGATGCGGCGGCAGCACTACGCTTTCCGTGCCAAGGTCGTACAGCGCTTTGGCTTCCGCCCACATCTGATCGATCTCCCCGCCGCCCAGGCGAACACGTCCTTCTTCGGCCGGGCACTTTTGGGGATGTCGGCGATCCAGAAGCGCCGGTTGCCCGTGCGGTCGCGCAGGAACTCGCATTCGTTGGTCGTCGCCACGAAGATGCACTGCCGCGGGTACTCCGCCGTGCGCCGTCCGTAGGCGACGCGAAAGCGGTCCATCGTCCCCGACAGGAAGTTTTGATCGCCTCGGCGTCGGCCTTGCGCAGCGCCGACAGCTCGCCCATTTCGATGATCCACACGCCCTGCATGCCCTCGTAGGCGTCCTTCGATCGGATATCTTCAGCGAATCGCTGAACCAGCCCCGTGAGAGCTTGCGGAAAAAGCTGCTCTTCCCGCAGCCCTGAGGCCCTTCAGCGTCAGCATCGTGTCGAACTGCGCCCCGGGCTCGTAGATCCGGTCACGCCGCAAGAAAAGTCTTTTTCGTGATCTCGCGGATGTATTCGCAGTCTTCGCAGCCAAAGTAGTCGATCAGCACAGAGCCGATCCGGTTCTTCCCGTCCCAGCGCAGCATCTCCAGATAGTTCTTGACCGGATGGAAACAGCGCCGGTGGCACTCGTGCAGGACGCAGTCCCAGATCTTGTCCCTGCCGTTGATGTGGTACTTCTTGCCGAACCAGAGCCGTATTTCCGCGTCATCGATGTCTTTCAGGCCGTTGTCGCCCTTCGTCACCTTGCGCCAGGGCAGATCCTCAGGGCCACCTCGCGCCGCGCGAACTCGTCGTAGCCGAAGCGGCCGCGGAACTTCCCGTCGCAGCGCAGGATCAGTTCGATGTTTTTGTAGGTGCTGACGGGATATCCCGTTCGGTCGCGTTCGAGCTTCTTCTCCCAGCCTTCCGGCGCCTTCGGTTGTTCGTCGGATTCGTCGGCGAAGTCGTCTCCTACCTCCGCGGCTTCCGCCGCCTGCTCCCTGTTCAGCTGTTCCAGACAGCGGTCGTCGTGCAGAGCGAAGTCGACCATAGCCTTGTACGACGGCAGCGCCGTGATCGGCGTGTCTTTCTTCGCTTCGGCGTCCAGCTGCTTGAAGCGGTGCAGCCGCACCAGGTCGAAGGCGTTGCACTCCACGCCTCCTGCGGGGTCCGTGTCGTGGTGGCTGAAACTGTACGAATCCTCGTAGATCACGACGCCGTTGCTGGTCGTGCCTTTGACGTAGGTGTACCGCCCGGGAACCGTCTCGCTTGGCGCGTAGTCGGGGACGAACTGCGCGATCGCCTCTTCGATCGGCCAGGCGCGGCAGAACGCGCCCACGACGCCGCGTTTCTCGGCGATGGGCTGCATCTTTTTCCGCTCCCGGAGGCGTACTTTTTCCGCCCGCTCGCTGACCGGCCACTGCGACACATCGCGCCAGTCCCGATATAGCCCCAGCACCTCGCCTGGCGTCAGAACGTCTCCGTCGAGGCTCAGCGCCTCGAACGGCGCGTCCTTCGGAACCGACGGCCAGTACATGATCCTCTGCGGCTCGTAGGTCGTGTCGTCGAACTGTTCGATGCCCAGCGCTTCGGCGATCTTCCGGGCGATCGGCTGATACTGCTCCGCCGGCACGGCTTCTGTCAGCGGGATCACCAGACGGTAACGCGGCGTCTCGGGCGTGCTGCTGTGCGTCGGATACATCAGCGCGCGGCGGCCGAATTTCTGTTCCCATGCCGCCCAGACAGGCGCTTTCGGATCGGCGAAGTCTACGTCAAGACAGATCAGCTGCCGGTTGACGACGTCCTTGCGGCTGCCGCCCTGAGGAAACCGCCGATAAAAGCCCCGGCGTCCTTCAGCTCGCTGCGCTTGTCCTTCGCATAGCCGCGTATTCGGCCATGGTCTCCCCGGTGCGCTTGACGTTCCGTACTCGTTCGAGCAGCTGGCCCAAGACCAGGATTCGTTGCGGAATCTTTTCTGCAGCCGGCTCCGGCCATGGCCAAACTGAAAGTCAGTTCTTTACCCATGAGCCACCTCCTAATCCTTGAAGTAATATCTTCCTTCGTACCCGTGGGCCGTCAGGAGCAGCCCGGGAGCCCATAAAACAGGTTCGCCCATGATCTTCTCCACCTCGGAAACTTTGGCCCCTGCGGCGCGTCTATGACGACCTCGTCGTGTATGTGAGATACGATCTTGTATCCGGCGTCGTTCAAGCGGAGCATGGCCGCTGCCAGACAGTCGCGCGCGACGGCCTGCGTGACGTTCTCCGCCAGCTTCCCGCCGTGCGTGTCGGCCCGGTCCCAGTGGCGCGACACCTGGTTTATGTCCATGTAGGTGATCATCGGGCCGTACTTCCCCGGTTCCAGCTTCGCGTCCTGGTAGTACAGACTGCGCCCGGACGGCAGCGTGATCTTCAGGCGTCCTGTTTCGTAACCGATTTCAGTCCCGGCTTGAAGCGCGTCGTTCGTCCTTCGTCGATGGCGTCCTTGCCGGCGTTCTCGATCCTGTGCCAGAAGCGCACGATGTTCGGGCTGGCCGAACGCCAGCGGTTGACCAGGTGCTTCAGCTCGTCGTCGTTCAGGCCCAGCCTGTCGGCGCCGAACGCCTTGAGAGCGCCTACCGATCCGCCGTAGCCACATGCGAGCTCCATGATCTTCCCTTTTTGGCGCATTTCCTTCGTGATCTGATCGACAGGAACGCCGAACGCCTGCGAGTAGCTGCTTTTGTAGA
It includes:
- a CDS encoding VapE domain-containing protein, yielding MDHRNGRAVGAAQGRRRGDQNFLSGTMDRFRVAYGRRTAEYPRQCIFVATTNECEFLRDRTGNRRFWIADIPKSARPKKDVFAWAAGRSIRCGRKPKRCTTLARKA
- a CDS encoding VapE domain-containing protein, yielding MTKGDNGLKDIDDAEIRLWFGKKYHINGRDKIWDCVLHECHRRCFHPVKNYLEMLRWDGKNRIGSVLIDYFGCEDCEYIREITKKTFLAA